From the Halomonas sp. MCCC 1A13316 genome, the window CGATATAGGTGAGCAGGGTCAGCCACTGCTGGCCGGCAGCCATCGGGAGCGCCAGCACGAAAGTGTCGGGCTCCACCGAGCCGTCGGGGAACAGGGCCAGGCCCGCAGCAGCAATGGGCAAAATGAAAAAGGCGAAGGCCACCAGGTAGAGCGGAAACAACCAGCGTGCCTTGGAGGCATCGTTGGGGTGGGTGTTCTCTACCACGGCGACGTGGAACTGGCGCGGCAGGCAGAAAATTGCCAGCATCGCCAGCAGCGTCTGAGCCCAGAAGCCGCGACCGAAGTCCTGGTCGGCTAGCTGGCGCTGAAGCTCCATCTGCGTATCGGCCAGCGCCATGAGCTCACCGAGCCCATCGAACATGCCCCAGGTGACGTAGGCGCCGAGCAGCAGGAAAGCCAGCAGCTTGACCATCGACTCGAAAGCGACGGCGTGGATCAACCCCTCGTGATGTTCGGTGGCATCGGTATGGCGAGTGCCGAACAGAATGGCGAACGCGGCCATCACGATGGCAACGAAGAAGGCCGTATCGGCAAAGAGCGGGGTGTGTGTGATGTCGGCGGCATCGGTCAGCACGGCGAACGAGGTCGACACGGCCTTCAACTGCAGGGCAATGTAGGGCAGCGTGCCGATCAGCGCGACCAGGCTGGCGAAGGCCGCCAGAGACTGCGCCTTGCCGTAACGCGAGGCGATGAAGTCGGCAATCGACGTGATGTTCTGCCGTTTGGCCACGCGAATCATCTTGGCCAGAATCGGCCAAAACAACAGGAAGGTCAGTATCGGTCCGACGTAGATGCTGGCAAAGGACCAGCCGGCAGTCGCCGCTTGGCCGACCGCACCGTAGAAACTCCAGGAGGTGCAGTAAATGGCCAATGCCAGAATGTAGATGACAGGCCGCTGGCGACTGGCGCCACGCCGACGAGCGTTACGATCGCCCAGCCAGGCGATGCCGAACAGGATGGCGATGTAGAGCAGTGATACGGCGATCAGCAGCCAACCGGCAAACATGCGCTTCCCCCCAGAAGATTGCCGACCATTCTAAAGGGTATTGCGACGCAAGGGCACGTGCCGGGCCGTTGGAGGCGTTACCCGTTGACGCAGACCGCCTCGTAAAGCCGTGAGGAAGAGTCCACTTCGCGTAGAGCCTGCAAGTTCGGGCTGGGCTCTTCGCCAACCAGTGGCACCATTTCCTGGGTCTTGCAGTTCATTAAATAGAGCTGATGATCCAGACGGTCCATGTACTCCTTCTCGAAGCGATAAAGGATGAATTCGACCAGGGGATCCCCCTCGGCTTCCATCTGCCTCATGCTGCTCCGATCGACCACGCTGAAGCCGACTGTCAGGGGGACGGCATAGGTCCAGGGGCGCCAGAACATGCGCTCTTCCTCGGTGTCGACCACCTGCGCCGTCGCCGGCAACTGGCTGCGCTTGTGCTCGAACCAGCTGTACTCGTGATTAATCTGGTAGCCGAGGATGCCCAGGCCAGCGAAGACAGGGACGATCCAGCGGGGCAGCCGCTTGCCGCTCAGGGTTCGGAGCAGCAGTCCGACGCCCGCAGCGCCCAGTCCGGCGAAGACCGCCGCAATCAAGTGCCAAATCATGTTGGTAACTTCCTGACAGCCATCGGGCTTCCCGAAGGAAGCCCGATGTGAGATGGGTTTCGGCACCGGGACGGCGCCGGGGTGGGATTATGACTCAGTGGTCGACCGCCATGCCAGCTCCCTTCGGATAGCGCACGCTTTCCACCAGATCCTGGATCTCCTGGGGCGGTGCCTGGGTCGCCTTGGAAGCGGCGAAGGCCACGGCGAAGTTGATGATGGCACCGATCGCGCCGATGGACAGCGGCGAAATGCCCAGCACCCAGTTGTCCGGGGTATCCGGCAGGTTATTTGTGCCCGGGATGAAGAACCAGCCCTTGTAGACGAAGATGTACGCCAGGGTGAAGACCAGGCCGGACAGCATGCCGGCGACGGCGCCAACGTTGTTCACCCGCTTGGAGAAGATCCCCATCATCAGTGCCGGGAACAGCGAGGCGGCGGCGATACCGAAGGCCAGCGCCACCACCTGAGCGGCGAACCCTGGCGGGTTGGCCCCCAGGTAGGTGGCCACGACGATGGCCACGGACATCGAGATCCGCGCCGCCATCAGCTCGCCCTTCTCGGAGATGTTGGGGTTGATCGAGCCCTTGATCAGATCGTGACTGATCGCCGAGGAGATGGCCAGCAGCAGGCCCGCAGCAGTCGACAGGGCCGCCGCAAGACCGCCCGCGGCGATCAAGCCGATGACCCAGCCGGGCAGATTGGCGATCTCCGGGTTGGCCAGTACCAGAATATCGTTGTTGACGGTCAGCTCGTTGCCTTCCCAGCCGCGATCGGTGAAGTCGGCGCTGCCGTTGTAGAACTGGATGCGGCCGTCGTCGTTCCTGTCCTCGAAGGCGATCAGGCCGGTTTCCTCCCAGGTGCGGATCCACTCGGGACGATCCTCGTAGAGGATGGGATTGGTGGCGGCGTCTTCCATGTTCTCGACCTGGCCCGCCATGTCCGGATAGATGGTGGTCATCAGGTTCAGGCGTGCCATGGAGGCCACGGCCGGTGCGGTCAGGTAGAGCAGGCCGATGAAGACCAGGGCCCAACCGGCGGACCAACGCGCGTCGGCCACCTTCGGCACGGTGAAGAAGCGGATGATGACGTGGGGCAGGCCGGCGGTGCCGATCATCAGCGTCAGGGTGAACAGCACCATGTTGAGCTTGTTGTCCACCATCGCCGTGTATTCATTGAAACCCAGTGCGGTGACCACCTCGTTGAGCTTGGCCAGCAGCGGCACGCCGGATTCGGCATGATCGGAGAACAGACCCAGAGGCGGAAGCGGGTTGCCGGTCAGTTCCAGTGAGATGAACACGGCAGGAATGGTATAGGCGATGATGAGTACGATGTACTGAGCCACCTGGGTATAGGTGATGCCCTTCATGCCGCCCAGCACTGAATAGAAGAATACTACCACGGCAGCAATGATCAGGCCGGTAGTCGAATCGACCTCCAGGAAACGGGAGAAGGCTACGCCCGCGCCCGCCATCTGACCGATGACGTAGGTCACCGAGGCCACGATCAAGCAGATCACCGCCACCAGTCGGGCCTGCTTGCTGTAGAAGCGGTCACCGATGAATTCGGGCACGGTGAACTTGCCGAATTTGCGCAGGTAGGGGGCCAACAGCATGGCCAGCAGTACGTACCCACCGGTCCAGCCCATGAGGAAGGTTGAGTTGGCATAGCCGCCGGCGGCGATGAGGCCCGCCATTGAGATGAACGATGCTGCCGACATCCAGTCGGCGCCGATCGCCATGCCGTTGGTGATCGGGTGAACCCCGCCGCCGGCGACATAGAAATCCTTCGTCGAGCCTGCCTTGGCCCAAATGGCGATGCCAATATAGATGGCAAAGGACGCGCCAACGAATAGCAGGTTGATGGCAAATTGACTCATGCTGGATTACTCCCCGAGGCCGAACTGCTGGTCGAGCCGATTCATCTTCCAGGCGTAGAAGAAGATCAGCACGATGAAGGTCAGGATGGAGCCCTGTTGGGCAAACCAGAACCCGAGATCAGTACCGCCGACAGGAATTCCTGAAAGCAGGGGGCGGAACAGGATGGCACAGCCGTAAGAGACGAATGCCCAGACGATCATGCAGCCGGTTATGAGGCGTAGGTTCGCCTTCCAGTATGCAGTGGCGTTGGATTTGTCATCAGCCATAGTGTTGCTCTCCACTTGTTTTTAAGGTTGGGAAGTCGTCAAGAGAGTTGCATGCTTCATCAGGGACGCACTAAGCGAGTCGAGTGGTAAGGACGATGACGCTGGCCAGCGCCTGATGTTCCCATTCTCCCTGCGGACGAGCCGCACTTCCCACCACGTCTGGTTACCGATAGTCGAACCGCTTTATCAATGTGCGATTGCCCTGAATGACACAGTGTCAATAGTGGTCAATAAATGTGGAAATTAAAATCCCAGACTTTGGTATCATGAGCAAACTATAATGATCTTATTGATTATTTTTCCCTTTTAAAACAGTAAGTTAATTTTCATTCTCTCAGGGGTAGAGGCGGTTGCTTCTGATCCGATAGGACGATTGTCTAGCGTTGGACTTTTGTCTATATCCTTCATTGTAAGACCATTGTCTAGTCTTAGGTGCGACACAGGAAGTCTCCTCCCTTTGACGTTGGTCTAGGTTATGTCCTGAAAGTAGGGGCTGTTATTCTGCCTCAAGAAGTCCGGTTCGATACCAGTGGCATCGAAATAGAGTGGAATTGTTTTCCTATTGTTTCAGGCGACAGGGATGTGCATGGCATGGGCTTGGGTTTCCCCTTGGTACTGTGACCTGCTCGCCAGGCCTCCTTTCAGACTCGTTCGGGTGCTGACGGCGATGGCGGCCGCACAACGAGGGCTCCAACATGATCGATGTCGATCTTTCCCAACCCCCGTTCTCTTTTCTGAGTGAAGAGGGGCGTGATCGCGTCCGCAATGGCATCGACCTGGCCTACTTCGACCGCGACGAGATCATTCTCGAAACCGGTCAGCCTGGTGAGTACGTCTTTCTCATCCACAAGGGAGAGGTGGCTGAATTGGACACCACCCTGCCGGGAGCCCGTGAACGAATCGGGCACTACACGGCAGGCGACCTGTTCGGTGCCATCAGCATTCTCAACGGAAAGAGCCGCTACCGCTTTCGTGCCGAGCAGGAGTGTCTCTGCTATCTGATGCCGAAGGCGTTGTTCCTGCAGTTGTGCGACGACTATCCCGCCTTTGCCGAGTTCTTCCGCCAGACCCTGGCGCACAAGGCACGTCTGCTGACCGAGCAGCGCGCCGAGGGTGGCGTGACCATGGCCGGCTTCATGCTGGCCAAGGTCAGCGAGTGCATGCGGCCGCCGCTGTGCATGGGGGCGGAGACGACCATCGCCGAGGCGGTGGCGAGGCTGCACGAGAGTCATGCCGACAGCCTGCTGGTGGAGGGCGACAGCGGAGCGGGAATGGTCACCAAGACCGACCTGCTCGAAGCGCTGGTGCTCCAGGAACGTGACAAGGAGAGTTCGCTTCAGCAGATCGCGCATTTCGAGTTGGTCACGGTACGCCCCGATCAGTACCTGTTCGAAGTACTCGTCATGATGACTCGCTTCAAGGTGGAGCGGGTCGTGGTAATGGAACGGGGGGAAGAACAAGCCCCGCCGATCGGTGTGGTGGAACTCACCGACGTACTCAGCTATTTCTCCAGCCGCAGCTATGTCGTCAGCCTGCAGGTCGAGCAGGCGGACAGCCTCGAGGCCCTGTTCCGCGCAAGCCGGCGTACGCCGGAACTGGTCAAGGCGCTCATGGCCCAAGGCGTCAAGCTGCGTTTTGCCATGGGTCTGCTGGCGGCGCTCAATGGGCGCATCATGTCCAAGGCCTGGGGCTTTCTCATCGACGAGCGCTACCACCAGCAAAGCTGCCTGATGGTGATGGGCAGTGAGGGGCGCGGCGAGCAGATTCTCAAGACCGACCAGGACAACGGCCTGATACTCGCCGATGGGCTCGAGTGGCCGGGTGTCGAAGCACAGATGCAGCGCCTCACCGACACGTTGATCGAACTGGGTTACCCGCCCTGTCCGGGCAATATCATGGTATCCAATCCCGAATGGGTCGGGAGCGTGTCGCAGTGGCGCGAGCGTATCGCCCGCTGGGCCGCGAAGCGTGACGGCGATAGCCTGATGAAGCTTGCCATCATGCTCGATTCCCACGCCGTGGCCGGCAACCCGGCTCTACTCGACCGTGTGCGCCAGTCCCTCTTCGAGCAATGCTCGCGTGACGAGCTACTGCTTTCCTATTTCGCTCGCACGGCGCTGCGCTTTTCAACACCGCTGACCCTGTTCGGCTCGCTGAAGAAGCCGCAGCACGGCATCGATATCAAGAAGGGCGGCATCTTTCCCATCGTGCATGGGGTGCGCACCATGGCGTTGGAGCGGGGCATCAAGCCCACTTCGACATTGGAGCGGCTCGAGGCCTTGGCTGCGGATGGAAGGCTGGAGGAGCGAGTCGCGGAGAATCTGGCCGAGGCGCTGTCGCTGTTCACCGAGCTGCGCCTGAAGCAGCAACTGGAACGGCTGGACGAGGATGTCGCCAGCAAAAGCCCGGATCGTGTCGTAGTGCAGCAGCTGTCGTCGCTGGAGCGCGACTTGCTGCGTGAGGCACTGCATATCGTCAAGGACTTCAAACAGAGCCTGTCGCAGCGCTATCACCTCGAATACTCCTGAGGCCGGCAGGCGCGAGAGACAGGCAGGAACGAACCAAGGAGGAACGGCATGTTTCGAGTTCTGCGCCGGGCCAATGATCGCCGTCGACATGCGGGCGGCGAGTATGGCTGGCTATTCCGTCCCTATACCGGGGATGAGCTGGTGGCCATCGATTGTGAAACCACCGGTGTCGATACGCGTATTGCAGAGCCCGTGTCCATCGGTGCCGTCAAGGTGCGTGGCGACAGGGTGCTGACCAGCGAGTCGCTTGATTTGCGCCTGAAGCGCCCCGCCACACTGACCGGCGACTCCATCCGCGTGCACGGTCTGCGCGGCATTGACCTGGATGACGGCGTCAACCTGGACGAGGCATTGGTAACGCTGCTCGACTTCATCGGCAACCGCCCGCTACTGGGCTGGCGGCTCGACTTCGACCTGGCCATCCTCAATCGCCAGATTCGTCCACGCTTCGGCTTCGACCTGCCCAACAGTGGTATCGATGTGGCGCAGCTGTACCACCGACAGCAGCGTCGTAGCGTGATGGAACCCGAGCTGCGATCGCAGCGCTTCGAGGCGGTAGCGGAAACTCTCGGCGTACCTGTCATGGGGCGCAATACCGCACTCGGCGACGCCGTAACCACGGCGCTGATGTACCTGCGTCTGGAGCGGGCCGTGCTGCAGGACCGCTGCGAGGCATGAGGTGCTGAATCGTTGCCATGGCGTCGCCTCCGGGCAACGGCAGTGGTAGGATGGCCCCGTCATTCACTACGCTCTGGCTACCCGTGACCATGCAAGATGCCGCGATTTTCGATCCCCTTGTTGCCGACAGCCCCGACGCTCACCAGGCGCAGGGAGAGGAGTTCGGGAAGAGCTCGCCGCTGGATGAACTCGACGCCAAGGCTCGTCGGGGATTCAACAAGCTGCAGAAGCGCCTGCGCCGCCAAGTGGGCAACGCCATCATCGACTACGGCATGATCCACGAGGGGGATCGGGTCATGGTCTGCCTGTCGGGTGGCAAGGACAGCTACACCATGCTCGAGATCCTGCGTAACCTGCAGCGCAATGCGCCGGTGAATTTCTCGCTGGTAGCGGTCAATCTCGACCAGAAGCAGCCGGGGTTCCCCGAGCACGTCCTGCCCGGGTATCTGGAGTCCACCGGCGTCGAGTACTACATCCTCGAGCGTGATACCTATTCGGTGGTCAAGGAGAAGACGCCGGAGGGCAAGACCACCTGTGCGCTCTGTTCACGGCTGCGTCGTGGTTCGCTATACGGTTTCGCCGAGGAGATCGGCGCGACCAAGGTAGCGCTGGGCCACCATCGAGAGGACATTCTCGAAACGCTGTTCCTCAACATGTTCTATGGCGGTAGCCTTAAGGCCATGCCGCCCAAGCTGCTCTCCGACGACGGCAAGAACATCGTCATCCGCCCCTTGGCTTACTGCCGCGAGGCGGACATCGCCGAGTTCGCTCGGCTGATGGACTTTCCCATCATTCCCTGCAACCTGTGCGGTTCTCAGCCCAACATGCAGCGCCAAGTGGTCAAGGAGATGTTGGCCGAATGGGAGCGCAAGCATCCCGGGCGCATCGAGACCATGTTCAAGGCGGTGACCAACGTGGCGCCCTCGCAGTTGGCCGACCGCGAGCTGTTCGACTTCGAGGGGCTCGAAGCCAAGCAGGCCCGTTTGCACGAGCGCCGGATCGATGCGTTGAATCTGTCGCCTGGCGGCTGAGTCCGAAACAGCCGATCCAAAGCGCAAAGCAAGAGACCCGCCCGGCCAATGCCGGGCGGGTCTCTCTTATTTCAACCGGTCGTCATATGGCTCAGTGCTCGTCCTGCGCCTGGGCTACCAGTGCCTCGAGATTGAGAATGTTCACTTCGCGGCCCGAGACCTCGACCAGTGCCTGCTGCTGGAAGCGACCCAGAATTCGGCTGACCGTTTCAACCGCCAAACCCAGGTAATTGCCGATATCGGCCCGCGACATGGAGAGGCGGAAGCTGTAGGGCGAGTAGCCGCGGCGACGGAAGCGGTCCGACAGGCTGGAAAAGAAGCTGGCCAGGCGCTGATCGGCGGTCTTGCGCGACAGCAGGCGCATCATCTTGCGGTCGTCGCGCAGCTCCTTGCTCATGCTGCGGTAGAGTTGGCCACGCAGTTCGGGCAACTGCTCGGAGAGCGAGTCGAGCCGGTCGAAGGGGATCTCGCACACGGTGGTGGTTTCGAGCGCGATCACGCTGCCGGGGTAGGTCTGCTCGTCGATGCCGTCGAGGCCGACCAGCTCACTGGGCAGATAGAAATTGGTGACCTGATCCTCGCCGGAGCCCTCGGTGGTGATCTGCTTGAGGCTGCCCGAGCGTACGGCAAAGACGCTGCTGAAGGCACTGCCTTGGCGGAACAATGACTCGCCCTTCTTCAATGGAGAGCGGCGTTTGATGATCGCATCGAACTGCTCCATGTCCTCGAGTTCCAGAGCGAGAGGCAGGCACAGCGAACTCAAGCTGCAGTTCTGACAGCGGGTTTCATGCAGTAATGAACGCCGACTGCCGAGCGCATTGGCCGCGTTGACCGGCATGCTTCACCTCCTTGATCATCGTCATGGAGGCATTATGGAACATTAATGAAGCAGGTGAAATGCCCCTTGCGCCCTTTGGGCGCAATAAGATTAGGCCTGACCGGCCAACTCCCCTGCCTCTAGGCGATGCGAGAGTAGTGCCCGCCGGGCTGTGGCGGCAACCGAGCGTCGAAGGCCATGGCGATGTGTCGGATCAGCAGCCGACCGATCGGCTTGGCGACCACCCGATTGCTCTCGATGGACACCAGCCCGTCGCGCTGGAGACTCTCCAAGCGTGCCAGGGAGTCTGCCAGATAGCGGGGCGCATCGATGCCGAAGGTCTCGCTCAACGCATCCAGGTCGAGCGCCATGTCGCACACCAAACGCTCGATGGCATGCCGCCTGACCCGATCATCGAAGGTCAGGCGGATGCCGCGTGCCGTGGGAAGGCAGCTGTTGTCGAGGGCGGCCTCGTAGTCAGCGAGGCGGGTATGGTTCTGGGCATAGACGTCGTCGATGCATGAGATGGCCGAGACGCCAAGCCCCACCTGGTCGCATCGGGCATGGCTCGAATAGCCTTGCAAGTTGTACTGCAGGGTACCCTCGCGCTGGGCGATCACCAGGCTGTCGCTGGCTCGGGCGAAATGTTCCATGCCGATATGCACGTAGCCTGCCTCGGTCAACATGGCAAGAGTGGCGCGCAGTATCGCCAGCTTCTCCTCTTGGCTGGGAAGGTCTTCGGCGCGAATGCGGTGCTGGGCCGCGAAGCGCTCGGGCATGTGGACATAGTTGAAGATCGAGAGTCGTGCCGGTGCCATGGCGATCACCTGTTCCAGGGTGGCAGCGAAGCTGTCACGGGTCTGGAGGGGCAGGCCATAGATCAGGTCGATATTGAGCGAACGAAAACCGAGGCGATCGGCCTCATCGAGCAGCACTTCGGTGAGGATGCGCGGTTGGACCCGGTTCACGGCGCGCTGCACCCTGGGGTCGAGATCCTGAACGCCGAGGCTCAGGCGATTGAAGCCCAGGGCCTGCAGGTGACGCAGGGTGAAGACATCGGCCTCGCGCGGGTCGATCTCGATGGCATAGTCACGTTCGCGGGCGCTGGAAAGCCCGAAGCGAGCATCGAGACGATCGAACAGATCGCTCATCTGGTCGAGACCGAGAAAGGTCGGCGTGCCGCCGCCCCAGTGCAGTTGGGCCACTTCTCGCCGCGTGTCCAGGTGGGGCTTGATCAGTACCATCTCTCGGTCCAGGCGCGAAAGATAGGGCTCCACTACTCGGGTGGACTTGGTCGAGACCTTGTGACAGGCGCAGTAATGGCACCCCTTGCGACAGAAGGGGAGGTGTACGTAGAGCGACAAGGGCCTGCCGTTGGCGTTACTGCGGGCAAGGGTATCCTGATAGGCCAGCGTGCCGAAGTCGTCACTGAAGGAAGCAGCGGTGGGGTACGAGGTATAGCGTGGGCCAAGAGTGTCGTAGCGGTGCAGCAAGGACTCGTCCCAGGCGAAAGGATCGGCCATCGCTCGATGCAAGGACATCGCGGGAACGGACATGATGGCACTCCGAAAGGCTAACATGGACACAATGTAGCGGTACGCAGACCAAGGTGGGTTGAGCTGCGTCAAACGAAGTGAAGGTCGTGTACGAGTCGGCCGCTCAATGGCCAGATGCACCATGCGGCAACAGGATGATTAACTGCCACAAGGCAAAGGCGATTATGGCGAGGGCAGCCAGGGTGCGGGTCGCCGGGTGACGGATCAGGGTGCCCAGCTGGCGCGCAGCGAAGCCGGTGACCAGCAGCGAGGGTAGGGTGCCGAGGCCGAAGGCCCCCATCAGCGCCGCGCCGCGCAGCGGATCCGCCGTAGCCAGGCTCCAGGCCAGCATCGAATAGACCAGCCCGCAGGGCAGCCAGCCCCATACCGCGCCGAGGCCGATGGCCTGGGGTATCTTCACTACCGGCATCAGCCGCTTGCCGATGGGCTCCAGAAAGCGCCAGAGGTGCCTGCCGAGGGCTTCTACCCGCAACAGGCCCTTCCACCAGTTGGCGATATAGAGTGCCATCAGGATCAGCATGACGGCGGCGAACAACTGCAGCCCCGTGCGGGCGGCCGGCGTCAAAGCCACTATGGTGCCGAGCGAGGCGACCAGCGTGCCGGCAGCCATGTAGCTCAGGATGCGGCCAAGGTTGTAGCCGAGAAGCAGCCCGGTGAGCCGGGCGGGGCTGCGCATGCTGGGAGGAACGGCGAAGGTCAGAGCGCTCATGATGCCGCCGCACATGCCGATACAGTGCGCGCCACCGAGCAGGCCGAAGACGAAGGCCGCCAGCAGCGGTGGCAGACCGAGTCCGGTGGGATCCATCAGCGCTCCGCCGGACCGTCGTCCCCTTCGGACGGCTTGCGCTGGGTGGCCTGGCGCCGTCTCTCGCGCTCCGCCGGGGTCAGGTCGTTCTCGTCTTCATCGAACAGGATACGATGGGCCGGCCCCTCGAGGTCCTCGAACTGATCGTTCTTGACTGCCCAGAAGAAGGCCCATACGGCCAGGCCGAGCAGAATCAGCGAGAGCGGAATGAGCAGGTAAAGAATCGTCATGCATTCACCAGTCGCGCGTCGGGGCTCGGTGTGGGGCCGGGACGCAGGCGGAAACGGTTGAGGCGCAGCGCGTTGCCCACCACCACCAGCGAACTGCCTGACATGCCCAGCGCCGCGACCCAAGGCGGCACGATACCGATGGCGGCCAGCGGCAGGGCCGAGAAATTGTAGAACACCGACCAGATCATGTTCTGGCGCATGATGCGCCGCGTGGAGCGGGCGATTTCGATCGCCTCGACGATACGCATCAGGCGCGGGCTCAGCAACACCGCGTCGGCGCTGGTGCGGGCCAGGTCGGTGGCGCCGTTCATGGCGATCGAGACGTCGGCGCCGGCCAGAACCGGCACGTCGTTGATGCCGTCGCCGATCATGGCGACTTTCTCGCCGACGGCTTGGCACGCGCGGATTCGCTCGAGCTTGCCTTCCGGGCTGACCCCGGCATGCCAGGTGTCGATGTCCAACTGCTCGGCCAGGCCACTCACGGCACTGGGCGTATCGCCCGAGAGCAGCTCGACCTGCATGCCGCGTGCCTTCAGTGCTGCCACGCTCTCGGCAGCGTCGTCGCGCAGCCTATCGCGCAGGGCGAACCAGGCGCGCGGTTCGCCGGCCTCGCCGAGCAGTAGCCATTGGCCGTCCCCTGGCGCCTCGGGAGCCTGGCCGGGGCAGACGAAGTCTGGACGGCCAAGGCACCAGCGCTTGCCGTCGATCACTCCATCCACGCCTTGGCCGGTGTAGCTTTTCCTGTCACTCGCCTCCAGCGTGGCGTCGCGCCAGGGACGGAAGGCTCGGGCGATGGGATGCTCCGAGCGGGCCTCGAGCGCTGCGCCGATTGCCCTGGCGCGCTGCGCTGTGATTTCCCGGAGCGTGCATGTGTCGACCAACTGCATCTCGCCGCAGGTCAGCGTGCCGGTCTTGTCGAAGATCACCCGATCGACCTGGGACAGCGATTCGATGGCATCGGCGCGCGTGATCAGCACGCCCCTTCGCCGCAGTTGACCGTGGCCGGCGGTGAGCGCGGTGGGTGTGGCAAGCGCCAGGGCGCAGGGGCAGGTCACCACCAGCACCGAGAGCGTCACCCACAGCACCCGCGAGGGATCGATGAACCACCAGGCGATGGCGACCACGGCCGTGACCAGCAGTAACCGCAGCACGAACAGGTGCGACATGCGTGCCGCCATCTGCGCCAGGCGCGGCCGGCTGGCGAAGGCGCGGTCGGTGAGGTCGACGATGCTGGCCACGCGAGCCTCCTTGCCGGCATGCGTGACACGCACTACCAGCGGGCTCTCGATGTTCTGGCTGCCGCCGGTGACGCCGTCACCGACGCGGCGAGTTACCGGCAGGTATTCTCCGGTGAGCATCGATTCGTCGAGACTCGACTCACCCTCTTCGATCACGCCGTCGGCAGGTACGCCGTGGCCGGGCTTGATCACCACGCGGTCTCCGGCGGAGAGTTCGCTGGCGGGCAGGATGCGCTCTTCGCCGTTCTCCTCCAGGCGCACCGCGGAGAGCGGCAGGGCGCCGCTCAAGGCGTTGCCGGTATGGCCGCTGCGGCGCCGCGCACGCGCTTCCACGTAGCGCCCGAAGAGCAGGAAGAAGGTGAACATCGTCACCGAGTCGAAGTAGACCTCGCCGGTGCCCGAGAGTACGGCATAGGCACTGGCGAGATAGGCGCCGCCGACGGCGATGGAGACCGGCACGTCCATGCCCAGCACTCGCGCACGCAGATCGCGCACGGCATTGCGGAAGAACGGCATGGCCGAGAAGAACACCACCGGCGTGGCCAGGGCGAACGAGAGCCAGTGAAAGAGGGCGTAGAAGTCCTCGCTGATTTCGCCGGGGCCGGACACGTAGAT encodes:
- a CDS encoding sodium:solute symporter family protein is translated as MSQFAINLLFVGASFAIYIGIAIWAKAGSTKDFYVAGGGVHPITNGMAIGADWMSAASFISMAGLIAAGGYANSTFLMGWTGGYVLLAMLLAPYLRKFGKFTVPEFIGDRFYSKQARLVAVICLIVASVTYVIGQMAGAGVAFSRFLEVDSTTGLIIAAVVVFFYSVLGGMKGITYTQVAQYIVLIIAYTIPAVFISLELTGNPLPPLGLFSDHAESGVPLLAKLNEVVTALGFNEYTAMVDNKLNMVLFTLTLMIGTAGLPHVIIRFFTVPKVADARWSAGWALVFIGLLYLTAPAVASMARLNLMTTIYPDMAGQVENMEDAATNPILYEDRPEWIRTWEETGLIAFEDRNDDGRIQFYNGSADFTDRGWEGNELTVNNDILVLANPEIANLPGWVIGLIAAGGLAAALSTAAGLLLAISSAISHDLIKGSINPNISEKGELMAARISMSVAIVVATYLGANPPGFAAQVVALAFGIAAASLFPALMMGIFSKRVNNVGAVAGMLSGLVFTLAYIFVYKGWFFIPGTNNLPDTPDNWVLGISPLSIGAIGAIINFAVAFAASKATQAPPQEIQDLVESVRYPKGAGMAVDH
- a CDS encoding DUF4212 domain-containing protein, coding for MADDKSNATAYWKANLRLITGCMIVWAFVSYGCAILFRPLLSGIPVGGTDLGFWFAQQGSILTFIVLIFFYAWKMNRLDQQFGLGE
- a CDS encoding DUF294 nucleotidyltransferase-like domain-containing protein, which translates into the protein MIDVDLSQPPFSFLSEEGRDRVRNGIDLAYFDRDEIILETGQPGEYVFLIHKGEVAELDTTLPGARERIGHYTAGDLFGAISILNGKSRYRFRAEQECLCYLMPKALFLQLCDDYPAFAEFFRQTLAHKARLLTEQRAEGGVTMAGFMLAKVSECMRPPLCMGAETTIAEAVARLHESHADSLLVEGDSGAGMVTKTDLLEALVLQERDKESSLQQIAHFELVTVRPDQYLFEVLVMMTRFKVERVVVMERGEEQAPPIGVVELTDVLSYFSSRSYVVSLQVEQADSLEALFRASRRTPELVKALMAQGVKLRFAMGLLAALNGRIMSKAWGFLIDERYHQQSCLMVMGSEGRGEQILKTDQDNGLILADGLEWPGVEAQMQRLTDTLIELGYPPCPGNIMVSNPEWVGSVSQWRERIARWAAKRDGDSLMKLAIMLDSHAVAGNPALLDRVRQSLFEQCSRDELLLSYFARTALRFSTPLTLFGSLKKPQHGIDIKKGGIFPIVHGVRTMALERGIKPTSTLERLEALAADGRLEERVAENLAEALSLFTELRLKQQLERLDEDVASKSPDRVVVQQLSSLERDLLREALHIVKDFKQSLSQRYHLEYS
- a CDS encoding 3'-5' exonuclease, whose protein sequence is MFRVLRRANDRRRHAGGEYGWLFRPYTGDELVAIDCETTGVDTRIAEPVSIGAVKVRGDRVLTSESLDLRLKRPATLTGDSIRVHGLRGIDLDDGVNLDEALVTLLDFIGNRPLLGWRLDFDLAILNRQIRPRFGFDLPNSGIDVAQLYHRQQRRSVMEPELRSQRFEAVAETLGVPVMGRNTALGDAVTTALMYLRLERAVLQDRCEA
- the ttcA gene encoding tRNA 2-thiocytidine(32) synthetase TtcA, whose amino-acid sequence is MAPSFTTLWLPVTMQDAAIFDPLVADSPDAHQAQGEEFGKSSPLDELDAKARRGFNKLQKRLRRQVGNAIIDYGMIHEGDRVMVCLSGGKDSYTMLEILRNLQRNAPVNFSLVAVNLDQKQPGFPEHVLPGYLESTGVEYYILERDTYSVVKEKTPEGKTTCALCSRLRRGSLYGFAEEIGATKVALGHHREDILETLFLNMFYGGSLKAMPPKLLSDDGKNIVIRPLAYCREADIAEFARLMDFPIIPCNLCGSQPNMQRQVVKEMLAEWERKHPGRIETMFKAVTNVAPSQLADRELFDFEGLEAKQARLHERRIDALNLSPGG
- the fnr gene encoding fumarate/nitrate reduction transcriptional regulator Fnr, with the translated sequence MPVNAANALGSRRSLLHETRCQNCSLSSLCLPLALELEDMEQFDAIIKRRSPLKKGESLFRQGSAFSSVFAVRSGSLKQITTEGSGEDQVTNFYLPSELVGLDGIDEQTYPGSVIALETTTVCEIPFDRLDSLSEQLPELRGQLYRSMSKELRDDRKMMRLLSRKTADQRLASFFSSLSDRFRRRGYSPYSFRLSMSRADIGNYLGLAVETVSRILGRFQQQALVEVSGREVNILNLEALVAQAQDEH